In a genomic window of Zingiber officinale cultivar Zhangliang chromosome 9B, Zo_v1.1, whole genome shotgun sequence:
- the LOC122025732 gene encoding PHD finger-like domain-containing protein 5A, with translation MAKHHPDLIMCRKKPGIAIGRLCEKCDGKCVICDSYVRPCTLVRVCDECNYGSFQGRCVICGGVGISDAYYCKECTQQEKDRDGCSKIVNLGSAKTDLFYERKKYGFKKI, from the coding sequence ATGGCAAAGCACCATCCTGATCTTATCATGTGCCGGAAGAAGCCAGGGATCGCTATTGGTCGCTTGTGCGAGAAATGTGATGGGAAGTGTGTCATCTGCGACTCGTATGTTCGCCCTTGCACCCTTGTCCGTGTCTGCGACGAATGTAACTATGGTTCCTTCCAAGGAAGGTGTGTAATTTGCGGCGGAGTTGGCATATCTGATGCCTACTATTGCAAGGAATGCACACAGCAGGAAAAGGATCGTGATGGCTGCTCCAAAATCGTCAACTTGGGAAGTGCCAAGACTGATCTGTTCTATGAACGCAAGAAATATGGATTTAAGAAAATATAA
- the LOC122025733 gene encoding uncharacterized protein LOC122025733, whose amino-acid sequence MADWGPVLVAVLLFVLLSPGLLFQIPGTSGRVVEFSNFHTSSASILVHAIIYFALITLFLIAIGVHVYTG is encoded by the coding sequence ATGGCGGACTGGGGGCCTGTATTGGTGGCGGTGTTATTGTTCGTACTTCTCTCGCCGGGGTTGTTGTTTCAGATCCCAGGGACGAGCGGGCGGGTGGTGGAGTTCAGCAACTTCCACACGAGCAGCGCCTCTATTCTCGTGCACGCCATCATCTACTTCGCCCTCATTACCCTCTTCCTCATCGCCATCGGAGTCCACGTCTACACCGGTTAG